The genomic segment GGGAAATAATGCCCCGTCAGCAGGTGGTAGGGCAGGAACAGGGTCACCACCGGCGCAATGCCGTAGTAGGAGTAGTACTTGCCGTTGTAGAATACATGATCCCACTGGGCATTCACATTGTCCGCCGACCGGGCGCTCCAGTCATAGGGGTTTTCCATTGCAAGCAGCCCCGGATCCACCGGAGTCTCCAGGCTCACCTGTCCGGCTTCAAAGGCATCCACCAGCTCCCGGGTGATCTGGTTGCCGGATTCTCGCTCGAAGATCTCCTTGATGGGGCGGCTGGTATCCGCCCACACCAGGCTCACGCATCCAAGGCAGCACACAGCGGTCACCACTGCTGCGGATGCCCGTACAAACAGCTTCTCCTGGTGACAGGGTCTGCGCAGCAGGGTACTGTGAACGATGCCGTACCCCAGCAGGATCAGAGTCAGGAATACCCCCATGCGCAGCAGGGAAAACCGGAAGGGAATATCCCGGTTGATGATAATGTTCCGCACGGTAATGGAGTCGTTATCCTCCGGCAGGGTGAATTTCACCCGGAAGGTGCCCACCTTTCCGGACAGCTCACAGGTGGTAAAGTGGGAACGGGGCGTATCCTTCAGCAGCTGCATGTTCACCGTATTGTACCGGTACTCCCGGTGGGTTTCGTCGGTAATATCCACGATCACGCTGGCGGATTTGGTGTGATTCGCCAGGGACGCATCCACTGTCAGAGTACCCACCGGCTGATCCAGATTCTGATAGGTGAGCAGCACCTCGCCCTTCCCCCGGATGGTAAGCTGATCCTGTCCGGCGTCATACACAAAGTCCCCGTTTTCGATGGTCACATCCGTCAGGGACAGCCGCCGTTCCGTGTAATCCCCCATCCACAGGTGAAAGGAATTGAAGTTGAACACCAGCAGCTCCACCGCCGCCAGCACGGCAATGGTGCGGGCAGCAAACCGGAGCATCCGGCAGGTGGATGCAGATTTGCTGCGGATCCAACGGACGGTCAGTGAAATCAGCAGAATGCAGGCGCAGACCGCCGCCAGGAAAAGAAAATAGCCATCCAGCCCCCGGTTGCCCAGAATATGTACCTTGCCCAGCAGCCCCTGTAAAAGCAGGTAGCCGTTTATCCCGTAGGCAACCTTCCCCAGCCGGCTCGCCCACTTCTTCTCCGCCATTCTGCCAAAAGCCACGCTCAGCGCAAAGCCGGCAGCAAGCAGTCCGATGGCGAACAGAACATATGTCAATGTGATCCTTCTCCCCTCTTTGATACCGATTATAAACTTTTTTCATTATAGCATAAAGCTGTCCCGAAATCAACTGGTTTTGTATGAACAGTAAAAAAGCCGGCACAAAGTTGTACCGGCTTTTGGTATGCGGAGAGAATTTATTCAGCCTTGCTGGAATCAGTCCCTGCATCGTCCCCGGAGGGCTTGTATGCCAGGGGGATGGACTTGCCGTCCTCATCGTAGAAGGTGATGTTGTCGATGTACAGGTCAGCCTGGTTGGGGATACCCCAGCGCATCAGAACCAGCGTTGCACCGTCATAACCAGCCTCATAGCGATTTGCATCCAGCAGGATGTTTGCCTCAACATGGGAATAACCCCAGTTGTTCTCCCACTCAGCAAAGGAGAATTCTGTCAGGTTTGCCCAGGTATTCTGGAGCAGACCGCCGTCCGCATCGGTTTTCTTTTCTGCTGCCAGGTTGCCGCCCAGAGCACCCATCACGTTGCCGGGCACCAGCATCTCAGAGCCGTCATCGCCGGTGAACATACCAACAGCCACGCCGGTGATGTCGCAGGAAATGGACTTGATCTTGTTCAGATTCTCTGCGCCTACCAGCTCTGCCAGGTTGAATACCACCTTCGGAACCTTGTAGGTACCGTTGTCGTCCTTATCCAGAACCTGGATTCGCAACTGCTTGGTGCCATTGAACTCCTCGATGGTCAGCTTGGTAGCAGATTCATCGTTCTCGTAGTTCTTTTCAGCCATGGAATGTGCCGTGTACAGATCCCCATCCTCAAAGGTGATGGCATTCTCGTCCACGGTGGGAGTGGGAGCCGGACGCTCTGTGGAGGGCGCCTCGGTGGGAGCCTCCGTTGTAGCTGCTTCTGTGGTTGCAGCCTCAGTGGTTGCAGCCTCAGTTGCCGCCTGGGAGGAGGAATCCTTATTGTCGCCGCAGCCGGTAACAGCCGCCAGCATGCTGCACGCCAGGAGCAGCGCCGCTAATTTCTTCATGAATAATCTTCCTTTCTGAAAACGAAAGCCCTCTGTTCAGAGAGGGCTTTCAGTCAATGTACCGATTAAAGGGAATCAGTTTCTCTTCTTGCTCACGAATGCAGCCGCACCCGCAATGGTCAGACCAGCCAGAGCCAGACCCACGCCTGCATCACCAGTCTTTGCGGCATCCTTCTTGGTGTCGTCCTTCTTGGTGTTGTCAGTCTTGGTATTATCCTTCTTGGTATTGTCAGTCTTGGTGTTATCCTGCTTGGTATCATCCTGCTTGGTGTCGTCACCCTTGGAATCATCCTTGTCAGCGTCCTGATCCAGACCGGAAACGGTGAAGGAAACGGAAATGGACTCGGCAATGTTGGTCTTTGCCGGTACATCGTAAATGTTTACCTTCTGTCCCCACTCGTTCATCAGATTGACACGGATGGTGGAACCGTCATCGTCAACGGTGAAAGCCCCATCGCTCATCTTGTAGGAGATGGGTGCGCCGTCAACGGACACGGAATCGATCACGATCTTTGCAGAGGATTCGTCCAGCAGCTTTTCAGCAGTCACATCCTCCGGTGCGTAATCATACAGGTTGATATCTGTCTTCAGAATCAGGCAGGATACACTGTCGGAACCCTGATCCAACTTCCAGTTTACGGTGTAAGAGCCGTTGCCGGTGATGGAAGCCACCTCTGCATCAGCCTTTTCCCAGATCTGGTTGCCGCCGATGGTGCCTACCAGCCATGCGCTGTAGGTATCAGCCTTCTCGGCGGACACGCTCATGCCTGCGCATGCTGCAAATGCAATAGCACAGGACATCGCTGCGGTTACAAACTTCTTCATGTTAAAAACACTCCCTGTTTATGCGGTTCTTTCTCTTACTTTCTCTTCTTGGTTACGAATGCAGCTGCACCGGCAATGGTCAGACCAGCCAGAGCCAGACCTACACCAGCGTCGCCGGTCTTGGCAGCGTCCTTCTTGGTGTCGTCCTTCTTGGTGTTGTCGGTCTTAGCGTCATCCTTCTTGGTATCGTCCTTCTTAGTGTCGTCCTTCTTGGTATCGTCCTTCTTGGTGTCATCAGTCTTGGTGTCGTCACCCTTGGAATCATCGGCACCCTTCTTTGCCAGAGGCTTGCCGTCCTTGCCCAGAACAGTAATGTTCTCAAAGGTCACCTCTGCGCCCCACCAGTTCTGTACCCAGATCTGAGCGTAGGTATCGCTTGCTGCGAAGATCGGATTCTCAGAAGTGTAGGTGAAATCGCCGTTTGCATCCAGGATCAGAGCCTTGTCGGAGCCCTCGTTGCCGTACTCAATGCTCTTCCAGCCGGTGGACTCACTGTTGAAGCCAACACCGCCGCCGCAGCCCTTACCGCCGTCAGTCCAGGTCAGGTCGAAGGTTACGCCGTAAATAGCGGTTACATCGTAATCAGCCATAACGTCCACGCTGTAGAACTTCTTGCCGTCATCGCCAATGGTGTTGCCGTTTGTTACTTCAGCAAATGCGCTGATTGCCATTGCGGAAGCTGCCAGTGCGCAAACGGAAACGCTTGCCAGAATTTTTGAAATCTTCATAACTATCTCCTCCATTATCCGTGCATATATGATTCTGCACTTTAATGTCCTTATTATAACACCCTGTATTATCGGCTGTCTACGTTCATTTTCAATAAAAAAACGTTTTTTTCTTTGTTCAAAAACTACAATTCCTTTAATTTAAGCGATAATTTTACTTATATAAAGGAATCTCAGTTTTCCGGGGTCTGCGGGGGCTTTGCATCCCACATGGCAAACAGCACATCTTCCATTAGCTTCATGGTTTTTTCTCCCTTGGCTGCCTTCACACCGATATAGGGCTTTGCCAGACTGTTGAATTCGATCCGCCCCTTGTATGCCGCAGCCAGTGCCGTGATCTGCTCCGGCTCCGGATGCTCCACATAAAACAGCAGCATGCCCCGCTTCTGCTTGATCTCCGTAATGCCCAGCTGCGCCGCCGTATTCCGCAGCAGCGCCGTATCCACCAGTCCCACAATAGAATCCGGAGGATCTCCGTACCGGTCGATCAGCTCGTCCAGCATATCCTCCTTCTCCAGTTTGGTGGACACGGCGGCGATCCGCCGGTAGATCTCCAGCCGCTGGGTCAGGCTTTCAATATACGTCTCCGGGATATGGGCGTCGATCTGGATATCCACCGTACACTCCGCCGCCTTCTTGATGGGCTCACCCTTTGCCTCTGCAATGGCTTCATTCAGCAGCCGGATATACATATCATACCCCACTGCCTCCATATTGCCGTGCTGCTTGCCGCTGAGAATGCTGCCGGCGCCCCGGATCTCCAGATCCCGTAAAGCAATGCGGAAACCGCTGCCGAACTGGGTGAATTCCCGCATGGCATTGAGCCGCTTGGTGGCAACCTCCGTCAGCACTTTTTCCCGGCGGAAGGTGAAGTAGGCATAGGCACGCCGGTTGGAGCGTCCCACTCTGCCCCGTAGCTGATACAACTGGGACAGTCCCAGTCGATCCGCATCCTCTATAATAAGCGTGTTTACGTTGGGCACGTCCACACCGGTCTCAATGATGGTGGTACACACCAGGATGTCGATCTCGTGATCCACCAGCTGCCGCCAGATATCGCTCATGGCTTCTTCGGTCATCTGCCCGTGGGCGTAGGCGATCCGGGCATCCGGCAGCAATCTCTGGAGCCGGTCAGCGCATGCGGCAATGGTTTCCACCCGGTTGTGCAGATAGTACGCCTGCCCGCCCCGCTTCAGCTCCCGGGACAATGCCTGCGCCACCACCCCATCCGAGTATTCCACCACATAGCTTTGCACCGGGTAGCGATCCTGGGGCGGCTCCTCAATGACGGACATATCCCGGATGCCGCTCATTGCCATATTCAGGGTTCTGGGAATGGGGGTTGCGGACAGGGTCAGCACATCCACCCCCGCAAAGCTCTCCTTGAACTTTTCCTTGTGGGCAACCCCGAACCGCTGCTCCTCGTCAATGATGGCAAGGCCCAGATCCTTGAAGATCACGTCCTTCTGGATGAGCCGATGGGTGCCGATGAGGATATCGATCCTGCCGGTGGACAGCTTCCGCAGGATCTCCGCCTGCTGCTTGGGATTTCTTGCCCGGGACAGCAGCTCCACATTCACGGGCATCTGCTCGAACCGGCGCAGGGCAGTCTGGTAATGCTGCCGGGCAAGCACGGTGGTGGGCACCAGGATGGCGCATTGCTTGCCGGACAGGACGCATTTGAGCGCCGCCCGCATGGCAACCTCCGTCTTGCCGAAGCCCACGTCGCCGCACAGGAGCCGATCCATGGGATGGGGCTTCTGCATATCCGCCTTGATGTCCGCAATGCATTGCAGCTGATCGTCGGTTTCCACATAGGGGAACCGTTCCTCAAATTCCGCCTGGATCTCGTCATCCGGCAGGAAGGCAAAGCCCTCCGCCTTTTCCCGCTTGGCATACAGGGCGATCAGCTCATCCGCCATATCCTTGGCGGCACGCTTCACATTGTTCCGGGTCTTCTGCCACTCTACGGAGGACAGCTTGTGGAGCTTTACATGGTCATCGTCCCGGGTGCCGATGTACCGGGACACCATATCCAACTGGGTGACGGGCACATACAGCACGTCCTTGCCCGCATACTGGATGGTAATATAGTCCTTGGTGACCCCCTCCAGCTCCAGCTTCCGGATCCCCACAAAGCGCCCGATGCCGTGGAGCGCATGCACCACCAGATCCCCGGCGGTAATATCCGACAGGGCACGGATCTCCTCGCCCTTTTTGTGCTTTTTCGCCTTTTTCCGGGCATGCATGGTCTTTGCCTGGGTAATGAGAGCGGTTTTATTCTCCGGATAGGCAAAGCCACCGGTAAGGCTGCCGATCATCAGCAGCACCCGTCCCGGCTGACACACGCTGTCCGGGGCGGCGATGTCGCAGGGAATGCCGCTGTCCCGCAGGTCATTGCACAGAATGCCGATGGTCTTTTCCGAGCCTGCCACCAGCATAGTCCGGTAGCCCTGCTTGCAGTACAGGGAAAGATCCTCCGTCAGCTGCCGGATCTCGCCGCCCCAGGGAGCGGTCTGCATGGCTTCGATGTTCAGCAGCTCCCGGTAGGGGATCCGGTCGCCCCCCTGCAAAAAGGTATCCAGATACACGCAGACCCGCTCCGTCAGCATCTCCTGCATCCGGGGCACCTCCGTCAGGTACCCCTCCAGTCCCTTGCACAGGGTGCCGGCTTCCAGCAGCATCCGATGATCCTCCATATACTGGGTCTGCGCACCACGCATCCGCTCCTGCACCGCCATATGCTCGCTGAGCCACACCGTGCCGGGAATGTAATCCAACAGGGTCACGGTTCCGGGATACAGCAGGGGCAGGTACTTGTCGATGTCCGTCAGCATTTCGCCCCCCCGGAGCCGCTCTGCGTCCCGGTTCAGCCATATCCGCAGCTCCGGCGCACGCTTGCCCCGGAGGGACTTCGCCAGGGCTTCGATCTTCTCCGCCAACAGCTCCGGCTGGGGCACCAGGGTCTCCTGGGCAGGCGGAATGGTGACCTGTTCCTGCTGATCCACCCGGCGCTGGGATGCCACCTCAAAGGGAGCGATGCTGTCCAGGGTATCCCCCCAGAACTCCAGCCGCAGGGGCATGGCAGCCTGCACCGGGAATACATCCAGCAAAGCGCCCCGGACGGAAAACTGGGAGGGGCCCTCCACCTTTTCACACCGGACATAGCCACAGCCGGTCAGCTGCTTTGCCAGGGTGCCGATGTCGTAGTCCTCCCCGGCGTGGAGGGTGATGGTACACTGCTCCAGCAGCTCCGGCGGCAGGGTGGGCTGCAGCAGTGCCTCGCCGGATGCGATCAGCAGGGCGCATTGTCCCGTCTGCACCGCAGAAAGCGCCGCCAGCCGCATATGCTCGTAGCTTCTGGACAGCCCCTCCACCGGGGTCAGCGCCATTTCCTTGGAGGGAAAGGGCAAAGCCCGGTTCTCCCCCAGCATCAGATTGATGTCGTCGCACAGCCGCCGGGCGGAGGCGTCATCCTCCGTTACAACAAGACCGGGCGTATCACACGCCAGGGCGGCAAGC from the Ruminococcus champanellensis 18P13 = JCM 17042 genome contains:
- a CDS encoding NPXTG-anchored protein, which gives rise to MKISKILASVSVCALAASAMAISAFAEVTNGNTIGDDGKKFYSVDVMADYDVTAIYGVTFDLTWTDGGKGCGGGVGFNSESTGWKSIEYGNEGSDKALILDANGDFTYTSENPIFAASDTYAQIWVQNWWGAEVTFENITVLGKDGKPLAKKGADDSKGDDTKTDDTKKDDTKKDDTKKDDTKKDDAKTDNTKKDDTKKDAAKTGDAGVGLALAGLTIAGAAAFVTKKRK
- a CDS encoding NPXTG-anchored protein, with product MKKFVTAAMSCAIAFAACAGMSVSAEKADTYSAWLVGTIGGNQIWEKADAEVASITGNGSYTVNWKLDQGSDSVSCLILKTDINLYDYAPEDVTAEKLLDESSAKIVIDSVSVDGAPISYKMSDGAFTVDDDGSTIRVNLMNEWGQKVNIYDVPAKTNIAESISVSFTVSGLDQDADKDDSKGDDTKQDDTKQDNTKTDNTKKDNTKTDNTKKDDTKKDAAKTGDAGVGLALAGLTIAGAAAFVSKKRN
- the mfd gene encoding transcription-repair coupling factor, with translation MQFFKDTILELSAVQELQKYLNRGVSPISFSGVSHIHKAQLLAALACDTPGLVVTEDDASARRLCDDINLMLGENRALPFPSKEMALTPVEGLSRSYEHMRLAALSAVQTGQCALLIASGEALLQPTLPPELLEQCTITLHAGEDYDIGTLAKQLTGCGYVRCEKVEGPSQFSVRGALLDVFPVQAAMPLRLEFWGDTLDSIAPFEVASQRRVDQQEQVTIPPAQETLVPQPELLAEKIEALAKSLRGKRAPELRIWLNRDAERLRGGEMLTDIDKYLPLLYPGTVTLLDYIPGTVWLSEHMAVQERMRGAQTQYMEDHRMLLEAGTLCKGLEGYLTEVPRMQEMLTERVCVYLDTFLQGGDRIPYRELLNIEAMQTAPWGGEIRQLTEDLSLYCKQGYRTMLVAGSEKTIGILCNDLRDSGIPCDIAAPDSVCQPGRVLLMIGSLTGGFAYPENKTALITQAKTMHARKKAKKHKKGEEIRALSDITAGDLVVHALHGIGRFVGIRKLELEGVTKDYITIQYAGKDVLYVPVTQLDMVSRYIGTRDDDHVKLHKLSSVEWQKTRNNVKRAAKDMADELIALYAKREKAEGFAFLPDDEIQAEFEERFPYVETDDQLQCIADIKADMQKPHPMDRLLCGDVGFGKTEVAMRAALKCVLSGKQCAILVPTTVLARQHYQTALRRFEQMPVNVELLSRARNPKQQAEILRKLSTGRIDILIGTHRLIQKDVIFKDLGLAIIDEEQRFGVAHKEKFKESFAGVDVLTLSATPIPRTLNMAMSGIRDMSVIEEPPQDRYPVQSYVVEYSDGVVAQALSRELKRGGQAYYLHNRVETIAACADRLQRLLPDARIAYAHGQMTEEAMSDIWRQLVDHEIDILVCTTIIETGVDVPNVNTLIIEDADRLGLSQLYQLRGRVGRSNRRAYAYFTFRREKVLTEVATKRLNAMREFTQFGSGFRIALRDLEIRGAGSILSGKQHGNMEAVGYDMYIRLLNEAIAEAKGEPIKKAAECTVDIQIDAHIPETYIESLTQRLEIYRRIAAVSTKLEKEDMLDELIDRYGDPPDSIVGLVDTALLRNTAAQLGITEIKQKRGMLLFYVEHPEPEQITALAAAYKGRIEFNSLAKPYIGVKAAKGEKTMKLMEDVLFAMWDAKPPQTPEN